One part of the Carassius gibelio isolate Cgi1373 ecotype wild population from Czech Republic chromosome B6, carGib1.2-hapl.c, whole genome shotgun sequence genome encodes these proteins:
- the si:dkey-249d8.1 gene encoding uncharacterized protein si:dkey-249d8.1 isoform X1, translating into MAEQSPAKKLRKQVKGFLCDVSPVKDNHFDAVLQHEGGNSKVVVFRPEDHMHFHNAEKTRSLVTLDDVVLPSSVESSRSMDIFYTHSSKMSCVRDLGGAFNSSFSAGPQAVQLSELLKLHTKPKRVNINAKIIQELRRGIGVVWDGQSLPKTEYTVADTTDCMRLTVWREHSMTVGEWYSITDVSVREIRGKTSLSTTIDTQIVSIPSQGTAAAVQVTSPSTTKDTQIVSIPSQGTAAAVQVTSPSTIKDTQIVSIPSQGTAAAVQVPTETIRCDILGANIKNVLICPRKHQMKSVTLSSPTLYCISCNTHYKSTAIVMNFSGHLDIKPETGNVMKAKIEDEVIRSALTVNPTASPKDIIKSLIALPPMQITIHKNVIVKMEDVPQKTEIKSEDELPVKVEPVEESEFYSPPDYGFLFSSQVRKRKFND; encoded by the exons ATGGCAGAACAAAGTCCAGCCAAAAAACTAAGGAAACAGGTCAAGGGCTTTCTGTGCGACGTGAGCCCCGTAAAAGACAATCATTTTGATGCCGTTCTTCAACATGAAGGTGGAAATAGTAAAGTTGTGGTCTTCAGACCTGAAGATCACATGCACTTCCACAACGCTGAAAAAACACG GAGTTTAGTTACACTAGATGACGTGGTTTTACCGTCGTCAGTGGAGTCCAGCAGAAGCATGGACATCTTCTACACCCACAGCTCGAAAATGTCCTGCGTCCGTGACCTCGGAGGAGCATTTAACAGCAGCTTTTCTGCTGGACCACAAGCTGTGCAATTGTCTGAACTCCTTAAACTGCATACAAAACCAAAGAGG GTGAACATCAATGCAAAGATTATCCAGGAGCTGCGCAGGGGAATCGGTGTTGTATGGGATGGACAGAGTCTTCCAAAAACTGAATATACTGTAGCAGATACCACAGACTGCATGAGGCTAACAGTCTGGCGTGAGCACAGCATGACTGTGGGTGAATGGTACAGCATCACAGACGTCTCTGTGAGAGAGATCAGGGGAAAGACATCCCTATCAACTACCATAGATACACAGATCGTCAGCATCCCATCTCAAGGTACAGCTGCTGCTGTTCAAGTGACATCCCCATCAACTACCAAAGACACACAGATCGTCAGCATCCCATCTCAAGGTACAGCGGCTGCTGTTCAAGTGACATCCCCATCAACTATCAAAGACACACAGATCGTCAGCATCCCATCTCAAGGTACAGCTGCTGCTGTTCAAGTGCCGACAGAAACTATCAGATGTGATATCCTTGGtgcaaacattaaaaatgtcttaatttgtccTCGTAAACACCAAATGAAGAGTGTGACACTGTCAAGCCCAACTCTATATTGTATCTCATGCAACACACATTACAAAAGCACTGCCATCGTGATGAACTTTAGTGGTCACCTGGATATTAAACCAGAAACAGGAAATGTTATGAAGGCAAAGATTGAAGACGAGGTCATAAGGTCGGCACTCACAGTCAATCCCACTGCATCACCAAAGGACATTATTAAGAGCTTAATTGCACTGCCACCCATGCAGATTACAATTCACAAGAACGTCATTGTAAAGATGGAAGATGTTCCTCAGAAGACTGAGATCAAGTCTGAAGATGAGCTTCCTGTTAAAGTGGAACCTGTGGAAGAATCCGAGTTTTATTCACCCCCGGATTATGGCTTTCTATTCAGTTCACAAGtcagaaaaagaaaatttaaTGACTGA
- the si:dkey-249d8.1 gene encoding uncharacterized protein si:dkey-249d8.1 isoform X2 — MAEQSPAKKLRKQVKGFLCDVSPVKDNHFDAVLQHEGGNSKVVVFRPEDHMHFHNAEKTRSLVTLDDVVLPSSVESSRSMDIFYTHSSKMSCVRDLGGAFNSSFSAGPQAVQLSELLKLHTKPKRVNINAKIIQELRRGIGVVWDGQSLPKTEYTVADTTDCMRLTVWREHSMTVGEWYSITDVSVREIRGKTSLSTTIDTQIVSIPSQGTAAAVQVTSPSTTKDTQIVSIPSQGTAAAVQVPTETIRCDILGANIKNVLICPRKHQMKSVTLSSPTLYCISCNTHYKSTAIVMNFSGHLDIKPETGNVMKAKIEDEVIRSALTVNPTASPKDIIKSLIALPPMQITIHKNVIVKMEDVPQKTEIKSEDELPVKVEPVEESEFYSPPDYGFLFSSQVRKRKFND, encoded by the exons ATGGCAGAACAAAGTCCAGCCAAAAAACTAAGGAAACAGGTCAAGGGCTTTCTGTGCGACGTGAGCCCCGTAAAAGACAATCATTTTGATGCCGTTCTTCAACATGAAGGTGGAAATAGTAAAGTTGTGGTCTTCAGACCTGAAGATCACATGCACTTCCACAACGCTGAAAAAACACG GAGTTTAGTTACACTAGATGACGTGGTTTTACCGTCGTCAGTGGAGTCCAGCAGAAGCATGGACATCTTCTACACCCACAGCTCGAAAATGTCCTGCGTCCGTGACCTCGGAGGAGCATTTAACAGCAGCTTTTCTGCTGGACCACAAGCTGTGCAATTGTCTGAACTCCTTAAACTGCATACAAAACCAAAGAGG GTGAACATCAATGCAAAGATTATCCAGGAGCTGCGCAGGGGAATCGGTGTTGTATGGGATGGACAGAGTCTTCCAAAAACTGAATATACTGTAGCAGATACCACAGACTGCATGAGGCTAACAGTCTGGCGTGAGCACAGCATGACTGTGGGTGAATGGTACAGCATCACAGACGTCTCTGTGAGAGAGATCAGGGGAAAGACATCCCTATCAACTACCATAGATACACAGATCGTCAGCATCCCATCTCAAGGTACAGCTGCTGCTGTTCAAGTGACATCCCCATCAACTACCAAAGACACACAGATCGTCAGCATCCCATCTCAAG GTACAGCTGCTGCTGTTCAAGTGCCGACAGAAACTATCAGATGTGATATCCTTGGtgcaaacattaaaaatgtcttaatttgtccTCGTAAACACCAAATGAAGAGTGTGACACTGTCAAGCCCAACTCTATATTGTATCTCATGCAACACACATTACAAAAGCACTGCCATCGTGATGAACTTTAGTGGTCACCTGGATATTAAACCAGAAACAGGAAATGTTATGAAGGCAAAGATTGAAGACGAGGTCATAAGGTCGGCACTCACAGTCAATCCCACTGCATCACCAAAGGACATTATTAAGAGCTTAATTGCACTGCCACCCATGCAGATTACAATTCACAAGAACGTCATTGTAAAGATGGAAGATGTTCCTCAGAAGACTGAGATCAAGTCTGAAGATGAGCTTCCTGTTAAAGTGGAACCTGTGGAAGAATCCGAGTTTTATTCACCCCCGGATTATGGCTTTCTATTCAGTTCACAAGtcagaaaaagaaaatttaaTGACTGA
- the si:dkey-249d8.1 gene encoding uncharacterized protein si:dkey-249d8.1 isoform X3, with protein MAEQSPAKKLRKQVKGFLCDVSPVKDNHFDAVLQHEGGNSKVVVFRPEDHMHFHNAEKTRSLVTLDDVVLPSSVESSRSMDIFYTHSSKMSCVRDLGGAFNSSFSAGPQAVQLSELLKLHTKPKRVNINAKIIQELRRGIGVVWDGQSLPKTEYTVADTTDCMRLTVWREHSMTVGEWYSITDVSVREIRGKTSLSTTIDTQIVSIPSQGTAAAVQVTSPSTIKDTQIVSIPSQGTAAAVQVPTETIRCDILGANIKNVLICPRKHQMKSVTLSSPTLYCISCNTHYKSTAIVMNFSGHLDIKPETGNVMKAKIEDEVIRSALTVNPTASPKDIIKSLIALPPMQITIHKNVIVKMEDVPQKTEIKSEDELPVKVEPVEESEFYSPPDYGFLFSSQVRKRKFND; from the exons ATGGCAGAACAAAGTCCAGCCAAAAAACTAAGGAAACAGGTCAAGGGCTTTCTGTGCGACGTGAGCCCCGTAAAAGACAATCATTTTGATGCCGTTCTTCAACATGAAGGTGGAAATAGTAAAGTTGTGGTCTTCAGACCTGAAGATCACATGCACTTCCACAACGCTGAAAAAACACG GAGTTTAGTTACACTAGATGACGTGGTTTTACCGTCGTCAGTGGAGTCCAGCAGAAGCATGGACATCTTCTACACCCACAGCTCGAAAATGTCCTGCGTCCGTGACCTCGGAGGAGCATTTAACAGCAGCTTTTCTGCTGGACCACAAGCTGTGCAATTGTCTGAACTCCTTAAACTGCATACAAAACCAAAGAGG GTGAACATCAATGCAAAGATTATCCAGGAGCTGCGCAGGGGAATCGGTGTTGTATGGGATGGACAGAGTCTTCCAAAAACTGAATATACTGTAGCAGATACCACAGACTGCATGAGGCTAACAGTCTGGCGTGAGCACAGCATGACTGTGGGTGAATGGTACAGCATCACAGACGTCTCTGTGAGAGAGATCAGGGGAAAGACATCCCTATCAACTACCATAGATACACAGATCGTCAGCATCCCATCTCAAG GTACAGCGGCTGCTGTTCAAGTGACATCCCCATCAACTATCAAAGACACACAGATCGTCAGCATCCCATCTCAAGGTACAGCTGCTGCTGTTCAAGTGCCGACAGAAACTATCAGATGTGATATCCTTGGtgcaaacattaaaaatgtcttaatttgtccTCGTAAACACCAAATGAAGAGTGTGACACTGTCAAGCCCAACTCTATATTGTATCTCATGCAACACACATTACAAAAGCACTGCCATCGTGATGAACTTTAGTGGTCACCTGGATATTAAACCAGAAACAGGAAATGTTATGAAGGCAAAGATTGAAGACGAGGTCATAAGGTCGGCACTCACAGTCAATCCCACTGCATCACCAAAGGACATTATTAAGAGCTTAATTGCACTGCCACCCATGCAGATTACAATTCACAAGAACGTCATTGTAAAGATGGAAGATGTTCCTCAGAAGACTGAGATCAAGTCTGAAGATGAGCTTCCTGTTAAAGTGGAACCTGTGGAAGAATCCGAGTTTTATTCACCCCCGGATTATGGCTTTCTATTCAGTTCACAAGtcagaaaaagaaaatttaaTGACTGA